The following are encoded together in the Daucus carota subsp. sativus chromosome 5, DH1 v3.0, whole genome shotgun sequence genome:
- the LOC108222074 gene encoding uncharacterized protein LOC108222074 isoform X1, whose amino-acid sequence MLKVMSSDRMESIQGLNLRYMVCQFNTHQMEAPEQDVHVSFTAPTHGDGPIVPIDTEKLLIEKQQCQAELPAQVASTSSMPPINRDVNHENGVVNVAGATGELLARKRKNQVEVPSQDAYDHANGVAYVSGAIVPADTENMLFEKQRRQAALPPQDATIGFTAPITRVNHAYGVADVAGVTVPASTENLLYRYCRHRVEEPAQDACTGFTAPISRDVNHATGVAEVAGASADIEKLPFEKHRQYWEFAESFEAFKKMPQNPHFRPLKFCKEILSEGQALARMVTYNNIVRKISNFNMDTKGEEMMDELSLLEDLDAHGFKVQMLKDRLNKLLIFKSEEEKLKNMLERREMVLSVHVEESRIFKGTRAKGEARVQELWKEVASIQKEEEYIHTKKANLQLVEDANSEKCGRINMQIKEHIASPLW is encoded by the exons CTAAAAGTGATGTCATCGGATAGAATGGAAAGTATACAAGGTTTAAACTTGCGCTATATGGTTTGTCAGTTTAATACTCATCAAATGGAAGCACCCGAGCAGGATGTCCATGTTAGTTTCACGGCCCCAACCCATGGAGATG GTCCTATTGTCCCTATTGATACTGAAAAGTTATTAATTGAGAAGCAGCAGTGTCAAGCGGAGTTACCTGCTCAGGTTGCATCAACTAGTTCCATGCCCCCAATCAACAGAGATG TTAATCATGAAAATGGAGTTGTGAATGTCGCTGGTGCTACTGGAGAATTGTTAGCCAGGAAGCGCAAAAATCAAGTGGAAGTACCTTCTCAGGACGCAT ATGATCATGCAAATGGAGTTGCATATGTGTCTGGTGCTATTGTCCCTGCTGATACTGAAAATATGTTATTTGAGAAGCAGCGGCGTCAAGCGGCTTTGCCTCCTCAGGATGCAACAATTGGTTTCACTGCCCCAATCACCAGAG TTAATCATGCATATGGAGTTGCGGATGTTGCTGGGGTAACTGTCCCAGCCAGCACTGAAAACTTATTATATAGGTACTGCAGGCATCGAGTCGAAGAACCTGCTCAGGACGCCTGTACTGGTTTCACAGCCCCAATCAGCAGAGATG TTAATCATGCAACTGGAGTTGCGGAGGTCGCTGGTGCTAGTGCTGATATTGAGAAGTTACCATTTGAGAAGCACAGGCAGTACTGGGAATTTGCTGAATCTTTTGAAGCCTTTAAAAAAATGCCCCAGAATCCGCATTTTCGTCCTCTGAAATTCTGCAAGGAGATTCTCAGTGAGGGGCAAGCTCTTGCTAGAATGGTTACTTATAATAACATAGTTAGAAAAATTTCAAACTTTAATATGGATACAAAAGGAGAAGAAATGATGGATGAGTTGTCACTTCTCGAGGATTTGGATGCACATGGATTTAAAGTCCAAATGCTAAAAGATCGGTTGAAcaagttattaatatttaagagcGAGGAGGAAAAGTTAAAGAACATGTTAGAACGGAGGGAAATGGTGCTCTCTGTACATGTTGAGGAGAGTCGTATATTTAAAGGGACAAGAGCTAAAGGAGAAGCTAGGGTGCAGGAATTGTGGAAAGAAGTTGCGTCTATTCAAAAGGAGGAGGAATATATACATACTAAAAAAGCGAATCTGCAGCTGGTAGAGGACGCTAATAGTGAAAAATGTGGAAGGATTAATATGCAGATCAAAGAACATATTGCTTCTCCGTTGTGGTAG
- the LOC108222074 gene encoding DUF724 domain-containing protein 6-like isoform X2, with translation MSSDRMESIQGLNLRYMVCQFNTHQMEAPEQDVHVSFTAPTHGDGPIVPIDTEKLLIEKQQCQAELPAQVASTSSMPPINRDVNHENGVVNVAGATGELLARKRKNQVEVPSQDAYDHANGVAYVSGAIVPADTENMLFEKQRRQAALPPQDATIGFTAPITRVNHAYGVADVAGVTVPASTENLLYRYCRHRVEEPAQDACTGFTAPISRDVNHATGVAEVAGASADIEKLPFEKHRQYWEFAESFEAFKKMPQNPHFRPLKFCKEILSEGQALARMVTYNNIVRKISNFNMDTKGEEMMDELSLLEDLDAHGFKVQMLKDRLNKLLIFKSEEEKLKNMLERREMVLSVHVEESRIFKGTRAKGEARVQELWKEVASIQKEEEYIHTKKANLQLVEDANSEKCGRINMQIKEHIASPLW, from the exons ATGTCATCGGATAGAATGGAAAGTATACAAGGTTTAAACTTGCGCTATATGGTTTGTCAGTTTAATACTCATCAAATGGAAGCACCCGAGCAGGATGTCCATGTTAGTTTCACGGCCCCAACCCATGGAGATG GTCCTATTGTCCCTATTGATACTGAAAAGTTATTAATTGAGAAGCAGCAGTGTCAAGCGGAGTTACCTGCTCAGGTTGCATCAACTAGTTCCATGCCCCCAATCAACAGAGATG TTAATCATGAAAATGGAGTTGTGAATGTCGCTGGTGCTACTGGAGAATTGTTAGCCAGGAAGCGCAAAAATCAAGTGGAAGTACCTTCTCAGGACGCAT ATGATCATGCAAATGGAGTTGCATATGTGTCTGGTGCTATTGTCCCTGCTGATACTGAAAATATGTTATTTGAGAAGCAGCGGCGTCAAGCGGCTTTGCCTCCTCAGGATGCAACAATTGGTTTCACTGCCCCAATCACCAGAG TTAATCATGCATATGGAGTTGCGGATGTTGCTGGGGTAACTGTCCCAGCCAGCACTGAAAACTTATTATATAGGTACTGCAGGCATCGAGTCGAAGAACCTGCTCAGGACGCCTGTACTGGTTTCACAGCCCCAATCAGCAGAGATG TTAATCATGCAACTGGAGTTGCGGAGGTCGCTGGTGCTAGTGCTGATATTGAGAAGTTACCATTTGAGAAGCACAGGCAGTACTGGGAATTTGCTGAATCTTTTGAAGCCTTTAAAAAAATGCCCCAGAATCCGCATTTTCGTCCTCTGAAATTCTGCAAGGAGATTCTCAGTGAGGGGCAAGCTCTTGCTAGAATGGTTACTTATAATAACATAGTTAGAAAAATTTCAAACTTTAATATGGATACAAAAGGAGAAGAAATGATGGATGAGTTGTCACTTCTCGAGGATTTGGATGCACATGGATTTAAAGTCCAAATGCTAAAAGATCGGTTGAAcaagttattaatatttaagagcGAGGAGGAAAAGTTAAAGAACATGTTAGAACGGAGGGAAATGGTGCTCTCTGTACATGTTGAGGAGAGTCGTATATTTAAAGGGACAAGAGCTAAAGGAGAAGCTAGGGTGCAGGAATTGTGGAAAGAAGTTGCGTCTATTCAAAAGGAGGAGGAATATATACATACTAAAAAAGCGAATCTGCAGCTGGTAGAGGACGCTAATAGTGAAAAATGTGGAAGGATTAATATGCAGATCAAAGAACATATTGCTTCTCCGTTGTGGTAG